In a genomic window of Coprococcus eutactus:
- a CDS encoding TetR/AcrR family transcriptional regulator: MEDSYISNRDKIVASAIELIGDLGLHALTPKNLARKQNISDTLIYKYFGGIDEVLIAVVNEYAAFDINIQRTVDHLDGSYIDKIRYYADTYATYYDNYIGMGAIMLHYEELLHMSETREIISECMLKRNDFVCSLFQGAIENKEIRPVFTPKELTLVFNGLFTEGLLERRNQYSRKSFRVEMKEMIGHLEKILRL, translated from the coding sequence GTGGAGGATAGTTATATTTCTAACAGGGATAAAATTGTCGCTTCAGCTATTGAACTTATCGGAGATTTGGGATTGCACGCTCTTACACCAAAGAATCTTGCTCGAAAGCAGAATATTTCGGACACATTGATATATAAGTATTTTGGCGGGATAGATGAGGTGCTTATAGCAGTTGTGAATGAATATGCTGCATTTGATATCAATATCCAGAGAACCGTTGATCATCTTGATGGTTCATATATTGATAAGATCAGATATTATGCGGATACATATGCGACATATTATGATAATTATATAGGTATGGGGGCTATAATGCTGCATTATGAAGAACTACTGCATATGTCTGAGACACGGGAGATCATCTCGGAGTGCATGCTGAAACGAAACGATTTTGTGTGTTCGTTATTCCAGGGAGCAATTGAGAACAAGGAAATTAGACCGGTATTTACACCGAAGGAATTGACACTTGTTTTTAACGGACTCTTTACAGAGGGATTGTTAGAACGCAGAAATCAGTATTCTAGAAAGAGTTTCCGTGTGGAGATGAAAGAGATGATTGGACATCTCGAAAAGATACTTAGGTTGTAG
- a CDS encoding response regulator, producing the protein MKILVAEDDVANAKFLSKYLSKFGDVVITPDGIAAVDEFVSALEKGEMFGLVCLDIMMPKIDGYKVLASIRSAERKHGVSRMLRSKVIMTSALDEASFDSNLASDDYDDYICKPIDIMKFNDMLKKLDIIK; encoded by the coding sequence ATGAAGATTTTAGTAGCTGAGGATGATGTTGCAAATGCAAAATTCTTATCTAAATATTTAAGCAAGTTTGGAGATGTGGTGATAACACCTGACGGAATAGCTGCTGTTGATGAGTTCGTCAGTGCGCTTGAGAAAGGTGAGATGTTTGGACTTGTATGTCTGGATATTATGATGCCAAAGATAGATGGGTATAAGGTATTGGCATCTATAAGAAGTGCGGAGAGAAAGCATGGGGTGTCAAGAATGCTCAGATCAAAGGTTATCATGACGAGTGCTCTTGACGAGGCAAGCTTTGACAGCAATCTTGCAAGTGATGATTATGATGATTATATCTGCAAACCGATAGATATCATGAAGTTCAACGATATGTTGAAAAAGCTGGATATCATAAAGTAG
- a CDS encoding replication-associated recombination protein A encodes MDLFEYMRENASEDDSPLAKRMRPVSLDDVVGQEHIIGKDKLLYRAIKADKISSLIFYGPPGTGKTTLAMVIANTTKAEFRQLNATTAGKKDMEQVVNEARDIKAMYGKRTILFIDEIHRFNKSQQDYLLPFVEDGTVILIGATTENPYFEVNGALISRSHIFQLHPLSKEDIKKLIHKAVYSENGMGAFDADIDEDAEDFLSDMASGDARNALNAIELGVLSTERSDDGRIHITLPVAEECIQKRAIRYDKDGDNHYDIISAFIKSMRGSDPDAAVFYLAKMLYGGEDIKFIARRIMICASEDVSNADPNAIVVATACAQAVERIGMPEAQIILAQAATYVACAPKSNSAVNAIFAAMDAVKNEDTGQVPVYLRDAHYGGAAKLGHTGYKYAHDYPNHYVDQQYLPDKIAGRVFYEPSDNGYERNIRQYFDRIKNKKNTEES; translated from the coding sequence ATGGATTTGTTTGAGTATATGAGAGAGAATGCATCCGAGGATGACTCTCCGCTGGCAAAGAGGATGAGACCGGTCAGCCTGGATGATGTTGTAGGACAGGAGCATATAATAGGCAAGGATAAGCTATTGTACAGAGCGATAAAGGCGGATAAGATCAGTTCACTCATATTTTATGGACCTCCTGGGACCGGAAAGACGACACTGGCTATGGTTATAGCAAATACTACAAAGGCTGAGTTCAGACAGTTGAACGCCACAACTGCAGGTAAGAAGGATATGGAGCAGGTGGTGAATGAGGCCAGGGATATCAAGGCTATGTATGGCAAGAGAACCATATTGTTCATAGATGAGATACACAGATTTAACAAGTCCCAGCAGGATTATCTTCTTCCGTTTGTTGAGGACGGAACTGTGATACTCATAGGTGCAACGACGGAGAATCCATATTTTGAGGTGAATGGGGCTCTTATATCCAGATCCCATATATTCCAGTTGCATCCGCTCTCAAAGGAGGATATCAAGAAGCTTATCCATAAGGCGGTCTACTCTGAAAACGGCATGGGAGCCTTTGATGCGGATATAGATGAGGACGCGGAGGACTTCCTTTCTGATATGGCATCGGGAGATGCGAGAAATGCACTCAATGCCATAGAGCTTGGAGTTTTATCAACTGAGAGAAGTGATGATGGACGTATACATATAACCTTGCCTGTTGCCGAGGAGTGCATACAGAAGAGAGCGATAAGGTATGATAAGGATGGGGATAATCATTATGATATAATATCTGCGTTTATAAAGAGTATGCGTGGATCAGATCCAGATGCAGCGGTATTCTATCTGGCAAAAATGCTCTACGGCGGTGAGGATATCAAGTTTATAGCCAGGAGAATTATGATTTGTGCCAGTGAGGATGTGAGCAATGCAGATCCGAATGCAATAGTGGTGGCGACCGCATGTGCCCAGGCTGTTGAACGTATAGGCATGCCGGAGGCTCAGATAATTCTTGCCCAGGCTGCAACATATGTGGCGTGTGCTCCAAAGAGCAATTCTGCGGTAAATGCGATATTTGCAGCTATGGATGCGGTTAAAAATGAGGATACAGGACAGGTGCCAGTGTATCTGAGAGATGCACATTATGGTGGTGCGGCGAAGCTTGGACATACAGGATATAAATATGCGCATGATTATCCAAATCACTATGTTGATCAGCAGTATCTGCCGGATAAGATTGCAGGACGTGTATTTTATGAACCTTCGGACAATGGATATGAACGGAATATAAGGCAGTATTTTGACCGAATAAAGAATAAGAAAAACACAGAGGAAAGTTGA
- a CDS encoding SEC-C metal-binding domain-containing protein: MSLLKEWRDYAYGLDDRTPEGKEFWLNYFQAEKGVYEKLLSNPLADPEHGTVKELAEKYGLSIQHMIGFLDGIDDSLMESNNLDDVTEDSEVKLAIDYEKLYMNMVECNAEWLYTLPQWDGIFPKEKRDELYKIQKSSKTIIKAPKVGRNDPCPCGSGLKYKKCCGK; the protein is encoded by the coding sequence ATGAGTTTATTAAAAGAATGGCGTGATTACGCATATGGATTAGATGACAGAACACCGGAGGGCAAGGAGTTCTGGCTGAATTATTTTCAGGCTGAGAAGGGTGTTTATGAGAAGCTCCTTTCAAATCCGCTTGCTGATCCAGAGCATGGAACAGTTAAAGAGCTTGCTGAGAAGTATGGTCTTAGCATCCAGCATATGATAGGCTTCCTTGATGGAATAGATGACAGCCTTATGGAGTCAAACAACCTTGATGATGTAACAGAGGATTCAGAGGTCAAGCTTGCCATTGACTATGAGAAGCTTTACATGAATATGGTTGAGTGCAACGCTGAATGGCTCTATACTCTGCCACAGTGGGATGGAATATTCCCTAAGGAGAAGAGAGATGAGCTTTATAAGATCCAGAAATCATCAAAGACGATCATAAAGGCTCCAAAGGTTGGAAGAAATGATCCATGTCCATGCGGTAGCGGTCTCAAGTACAAAAAGTGCTGCGGAAAGTAA
- a CDS encoding ATP-dependent helicase — protein sequence MEFNESQKIAIEHGGGPMLLLAGPGSGKTTVLIHRIKYMIQHHGIRPEHILVITFTKAAANEMKIRFRNLCPEVGSVTFGTFHSVFFWILRNAYNYTGTDIITDAEKYGAVRDSIERHGFRYDSQEDFARNVLGEIGCVKSEMCDLKSYESTTMKTDDFRVVYDDYENFLRYRGKIDFDDMLVFTYELLSQRQDILDMWRNRFQYILIDEFQDINTIQYDTVKLLAKERNNIFAVGDDDQSIYGFRGAAPAIMKRFPKDFPGTKIEYLNMNYRCSYDVVECSKRIIKNNTDRYDKNLQSAFAPGESDRVHIVKVKDGTEQNRKIVDKIRELNSAGIPYSDIAVIFRTNTEPRALSSKLMENGIPFSMKDSIPNIFTHFLAENIFDYIKLARGCRERRVLLRVINKPNRYISRDALDSSQVDFEMLRQYYKDKYRIVNNINVLENDLERISRLAPYAAVNYIRKAVGLEAYVREYAEYRGVSADDYMDVLDEIQESARDFLSMDGWLEYIDRYTAELAEKNRTGSMIPDSVTLTTMHSAKGLEYAYVFIMDAAEGMTPHRKSVDNDNIEEERRLFYVAVTRAKYGLYIYVPQKIFGKNMNVSRFVQEMLVDRDLIRVGNKIVHKRYGQGVITYVDEKKLCVYFEKNGETKTLSLEYTISNELIENVQR from the coding sequence GTGGAATTTAATGAATCTCAGAAAATTGCTATAGAACATGGGGGTGGTCCCATGCTGCTTCTAGCAGGACCGGGCTCAGGAAAGACCACAGTGCTTATCCATAGAATAAAGTATATGATACAGCATCATGGCATAAGACCTGAACATATACTTGTCATCACCTTCACAAAGGCGGCAGCGAATGAGATGAAAATCAGGTTTAGGAATCTCTGTCCGGAGGTCGGCAGCGTGACGTTTGGAACATTCCATTCTGTATTCTTCTGGATACTTAGAAATGCCTATAATTATACTGGAACGGATATCATCACGGATGCTGAAAAATACGGAGCAGTCAGGGATAGCATAGAAAGACACGGATTCAGATATGACAGTCAGGAGGACTTTGCCAGAAATGTTCTGGGGGAGATTGGATGTGTGAAAAGCGAAATGTGTGATCTGAAATCGTATGAGAGCACGACTATGAAAACAGATGATTTCCGGGTGGTATATGATGATTATGAGAATTTTCTTCGCTACAGGGGAAAGATTGATTTTGATGACATGCTCGTATTTACGTATGAACTTCTTTCCCAGAGGCAGGATATACTGGATATGTGGAGAAACAGATTCCAATATATCCTCATAGATGAGTTTCAGGACATCAACACAATACAGTATGATACGGTAAAACTGCTGGCAAAAGAACGAAATAATATATTTGCTGTGGGCGATGATGACCAGTCTATATACGGCTTCAGAGGGGCGGCTCCTGCGATAATGAAGCGGTTTCCAAAGGATTTCCCTGGAACGAAGATAGAGTATCTGAATATGAATTACAGGTGCAGCTATGATGTAGTGGAGTGTTCAAAGAGAATAATAAAGAACAATACAGATCGTTACGATAAGAATCTTCAGTCGGCATTTGCGCCGGGAGAGAGCGACAGGGTACATATTGTGAAGGTAAAGGATGGAACAGAGCAGAACCGCAAGATCGTGGATAAGATCAGAGAACTGAATTCTGCGGGAATACCATACTCAGATATTGCGGTCATATTCAGGACGAACACTGAGCCAAGGGCGCTCTCGTCAAAACTCATGGAAAATGGAATACCGTTTTCTATGAAGGACAGTATCCCAAATATATTTACACATTTCCTTGCAGAAAATATATTTGACTATATAAAGCTTGCAAGGGGCTGCAGAGAGAGACGGGTACTGCTGAGGGTTATCAATAAGCCTAACAGGTATATAAGCCGTGATGCTTTGGATTCATCGCAGGTGGACTTTGAGATGCTTAGACAATATTATAAGGACAAATACCGCATAGTTAACAATATAAATGTCCTTGAAAACGATCTCGAGAGGATTAGCAGGCTTGCACCGTATGCTGCGGTGAATTATATCAGAAAAGCTGTGGGGCTTGAGGCTTATGTGCGTGAATATGCAGAGTACAGAGGTGTGAGCGCCGATGATTATATGGATGTGCTAGACGAGATACAGGAAAGTGCCAGAGATTTTCTTAGTATGGATGGGTGGCTTGAGTATATAGACAGATATACCGCGGAGCTTGCAGAGAAGAACAGGACCGGTTCCATGATACCGGATTCCGTGACGCTCACCACCATGCATTCGGCAAAGGGACTAGAGTATGCGTATGTATTTATAATGGACGCAGCTGAGGGGATGACGCCTCACAGAAAGTCTGTGGATAATGACAACATAGAGGAAGAACGTAGGCTGTTTTATGTGGCAGTCACTAGGGCAAAATACGGGCTTTACATATATGTTCCCCAGAAGATATTTGGAAAGAATATGAATGTGTCAAGATTTGTCCAGGAAATGCTTGTGGACAGAGATCTCATCAGGGTTGGAAATAAGATAGTTCACAAGAGATACGGACAGGGAGTTATAACGTATGTGGATGAAAAAAAACTGTGCGTATATTTTGAGAAAAACGGAGAGACTAAGACACTCAGCCTCGAATATACAATAAGCAATGAGCTGATAGAAAACGTACAGAGATAA
- a CDS encoding DUF1292 domain-containing protein, with product MANTKNDFPSDMDDIEMIDITYEDGTSCSCEVIAHFDVEDISYVALLPEGDEDSDILVYRYSENGDDVELCEITDEDEFNKVADVLDEILDDLEFNSED from the coding sequence ATGGCAAACACAAAAAACGACTTTCCAAGCGACATGGACGACATCGAGATGATCGATATAACCTACGAAGACGGCACCTCATGCAGCTGTGAGGTAATAGCTCATTTTGATGTGGAAGATATATCTTATGTGGCTCTCCTGCCGGAGGGCGATGAGGATTCCGATATTCTGGTTTACAGATACTCCGAAAACGGAGATGACGTGGAACTCTGCGAGATCACAGATGAGGATGAATTCAACAAGGTTGCCGATGTCCTCGACGAGATACTCGACGATCTTGAATTCAATTCGGAAGACTGA
- the glgA gene encoding glycogen synthase GlgA → MKKVAYVASECVPFIKTGGLADVVGTLPKIFDRNEYDVRVIMPNYLCIPNKYREKMQYITHFYMDIGYKNDYVGVMYLEYEGVKVYFIDNEYYFNGPTPYGDVKWDIEKFCYFSKAALSILPSIGFQPDIIHCHDWQAGLVPVYLKTLFAGDLFYTSMKSVMTIHNLQFQGKWDIKTIQEYSGLPDYVFTPDKLEVQKDAAMLKGGLVYADKITTVSNTYAKEIQTPYYGEGLDGLLSARWQSLWGIVNGIDYEVWNPATDPQIYKNYSVDNFRELKKINKIELQKECGLPQDENQFVIGIISRLTDQKGLDLVDRIMNDICCDGVQFIVLGTGDVRYENMFRYYQGIHPAKVSANIYYSDERSHKMYAGCDVMLVPSRFEPCGLTQLMALRYGTVPVVRETGGLADTVEAYNQFEGTGTGFSFANYDPYELLNAINYAKEVYYNNKEAWYYIQERGMRQDYSWYNSANIYKDLYNSL, encoded by the coding sequence ATGAAGAAAGTTGCATATGTAGCGTCAGAGTGTGTGCCATTTATAAAGACAGGTGGACTTGCGGATGTTGTTGGAACACTTCCAAAGATATTTGACAGGAATGAATATGACGTGAGAGTTATTATGCCGAATTATCTCTGTATACCGAATAAGTACAGAGAGAAGATGCAGTATATAACCCATTTTTATATGGATATCGGATATAAGAATGATTATGTAGGAGTTATGTACCTTGAGTATGAGGGCGTGAAGGTTTACTTTATTGACAATGAGTATTATTTCAATGGACCAACGCCTTACGGTGATGTAAAGTGGGATATTGAAAAGTTCTGTTATTTCTCAAAGGCAGCACTGTCGATACTGCCTTCGATAGGGTTCCAGCCGGATATCATCCACTGTCATGACTGGCAGGCAGGTCTAGTTCCAGTATATCTCAAGACGCTATTTGCCGGTGATCTGTTCTATACAAGCATGAAGTCGGTTATGACAATACATAACCTGCAGTTCCAGGGCAAGTGGGATATCAAGACTATTCAGGAATATTCAGGACTTCCTGATTATGTATTTACACCGGATAAGCTTGAGGTTCAGAAAGATGCAGCTATGTTAAAAGGAGGGCTTGTGTATGCTGATAAGATAACTACGGTCAGCAACACCTATGCAAAGGAGATACAGACTCCATATTATGGAGAGGGACTTGACGGACTCTTAAGTGCAAGATGGCAGTCGCTGTGGGGAATTGTTAACGGTATAGATTACGAGGTTTGGAATCCTGCCACGGATCCACAGATATACAAGAACTACAGTGTTGACAACTTTAGGGAACTCAAGAAGATCAACAAGATAGAGCTTCAGAAGGAATGTGGACTCCCACAGGATGAGAATCAGTTTGTCATTGGTATAATATCAAGACTTACCGACCAGAAGGGACTTGATCTCGTTGACAGGATCATGAATGATATATGCTGTGACGGCGTACAGTTCATAGTCCTTGGAACCGGTGATGTCAGATATGAGAATATGTTCAGATACTATCAGGGTATACACCCTGCAAAGGTATCGGCTAATATCTATTATTCAGATGAGAGGTCACATAAGATGTATGCTGGATGTGATGTTATGCTGGTGCCTTCGAGATTTGAGCCTTGCGGACTTACACAGCTTATGGCACTCAGATACGGAACAGTTCCAGTTGTGCGTGAGACAGGCGGTCTTGCAGACACAGTTGAGGCGTACAATCAGTTTGAGGGAACAGGAACAGGATTTTCATTTGCAAACTATGATCCTTATGAACTTCTCAATGCTATCAATTATGCAAAGGAAGTTTATTATAACAACAAAGAGGCTTGGTATTATATACAGGAGCGTGGCATGAGGCAGGATTATTCATGGTACAACTCAGCGAATATATACAAGGATTTATATAATTCATTATAA
- a CDS encoding Rqc2 family fibronectin-binding protein: protein MAFDGIVISNVVRDMKEKLVDGRIYKIYQPEKDELNIVIKNNRENYRLLISADASLPLIYFQQSAKENPMTAPNFCMLLRKHINNGRIVDIYQPGFERIVVIVIEHLDEMGDLKRKKLITEIMGKHSNIIFATDDDIIIDSIKHISHMISSVREVLPGRTYEYPPAGGKVSPLEITEENFRERVKESPVNIIKAIYQNITGFSPVAAAEICYRAGLDGNASTASLSEGDMDSLYSSFAGVVSDIKSGNYVPQIVIDGYTPVEFSSIEMTMYVDKMIEYRENISQVLDEYFYRKSAVTRIRQKSADLRKIVSNAIERTSKKYDLQLKQLKDTESREKYRIYGELINTYGYGIEPGTESFEALNYYTDEMVKIPLDKTISVMDNSKRYFAKYNKLKRTYDALAALTVETKEELDHLISVQTFLDMAIDENSLTQVKEELVACGYIKGHYGRNGDRKGDRKAVKAKPLHYISRDGFHMYVGKNNIQNDELTFKLANGGDMWFHAKKMPGSHVVVRLEGAGELPDSTYEEAARLAAYYSSGRTAPKVEIDYTERRNIKKPTGAKPGFVIYHTNYSMIAEPQIAGIKELV, encoded by the coding sequence ATGGCTTTTGACGGAATAGTAATATCCAATGTGGTTAGAGATATGAAAGAGAAGCTTGTGGATGGCAGGATATACAAGATATACCAGCCGGAAAAGGATGAGCTTAATATTGTTATCAAAAACAATAGGGAGAATTACAGACTTCTGATATCGGCGGATGCCAGTCTTCCGCTTATATATTTTCAGCAGTCGGCAAAGGAAAACCCTATGACTGCACCAAATTTCTGCATGTTGCTCAGAAAACATATCAACAATGGCAGGATAGTGGATATTTATCAGCCGGGGTTCGAGCGTATAGTTGTTATCGTGATAGAGCATCTGGATGAGATGGGAGATCTCAAGCGTAAGAAGCTTATCACTGAGATAATGGGTAAGCACAGCAATATAATATTTGCAACTGATGACGATATTATAATAGACAGTATAAAGCACATCTCACATATGATAAGTTCCGTTAGAGAGGTGCTTCCGGGAAGAACTTATGAATATCCTCCGGCTGGCGGAAAGGTGTCTCCTCTTGAGATCACAGAGGAGAATTTCAGAGAACGGGTAAAAGAGAGCCCAGTAAATATAATAAAGGCGATATATCAGAACATAACAGGATTTTCTCCTGTGGCAGCAGCCGAGATATGTTACAGGGCAGGCCTGGACGGCAATGCGTCAACGGCAAGTCTCAGTGAGGGTGATATGGATTCTCTGTACAGTTCGTTTGCTGGGGTTGTCTCAGATATAAAGTCAGGAAATTATGTGCCACAGATAGTGATTGACGGATATACACCTGTTGAGTTTTCTTCGATAGAGATGACGATGTATGTGGACAAGATGATTGAATACCGCGAAAACATATCACAGGTGCTGGATGAGTATTTCTATAGGAAGAGTGCTGTGACGAGAATCAGACAAAAGTCTGCAGATCTAAGAAAGATAGTTTCAAATGCCATAGAGAGGACCAGCAAGAAATATGATCTTCAGCTTAAGCAGCTGAAAGATACAGAATCCAGAGAAAAGTATCGTATCTATGGAGAACTGATTAACACATACGGCTATGGTATTGAGCCGGGGACGGAGAGCTTTGAGGCACTCAACTATTACACGGATGAGATGGTGAAGATCCCACTGGACAAGACAATATCCGTTATGGATAACTCCAAGAGATACTTCGCCAAGTACAACAAGCTTAAGAGGACATATGATGCTCTGGCGGCTCTGACGGTGGAGACCAAGGAGGAGCTGGATCATCTGATATCTGTACAGACATTTCTGGATATGGCCATAGATGAGAACTCTCTGACACAGGTGAAGGAGGAGCTTGTGGCCTGCGGATATATAAAGGGGCACTATGGCAGAAATGGCGACAGGAAAGGCGATAGGAAGGCTGTAAAGGCAAAACCTCTGCATTACATATCGAGAGATGGATTCCATATGTATGTTGGAAAGAACAATATACAGAATGATGAACTTACATTTAAACTTGCAAACGGCGGGGATATGTGGTTTCATGCAAAAAAGATGCCGGGTTCACATGTGGTAGTAAGGCTTGAGGGTGCGGGAGAACTGCCGGATTCGACATATGAGGAAGCAGCCAGACTTGCGGCATATTACTCATCGGGCAGAACGGCGCCAAAGGTCGAGATCGATTATACAGAGAGAAGAAATATAAAAAAGCCGACTGGGGCTAAGCCGGGATTTGTCATATACCATACAAATTATTCTATGATAGCTGAGCCGCAGATAGCAGGCATAAAAGAGCTTGTCTGA
- a CDS encoding YicC/YloC family endoribonuclease, with translation MINSMTGFGRSEKVTDAYKIVVEMKSVNHRFCDINIKLPKKISFFETSIRTYLKKYIERGKIDVFITYEDYSDDNVKLKYNKDVAEKYMSYFCKMAEDFGITNDVTPAVLGGFPDVFTVEEQEVDKDELWKVLEMSLDEAAEMFVASRQTEGENLRRDLLDKLDEMTGAVDYIEKVSPELIEEYRRKLTDKITEVIAGPVIDENRIATEVVIYADKICVDEETVRLKSHIDSTRKILEVGGCVGRKLDFIAQEMNREANTILSKANSLDVSDKAIQLKTDIEKVREQIQNLE, from the coding sequence ATGATAAACAGCATGACAGGTTTTGGACGTAGCGAAAAGGTTACGGATGCATATAAGATAGTCGTTGAGATGAAGTCGGTAAATCACAGATTCTGTGATATAAACATAAAGCTTCCAAAGAAGATAAGTTTTTTTGAGACATCGATAAGAACCTATCTCAAAAAGTATATCGAGAGAGGAAAGATTGATGTATTCATTACATATGAGGACTATTCGGATGACAATGTCAAACTTAAATATAACAAGGATGTTGCAGAGAAATACATGAGCTATTTCTGCAAGATGGCGGAAGATTTTGGCATAACCAACGATGTGACACCGGCAGTGCTTGGCGGATTTCCTGATGTGTTCACGGTTGAGGAACAAGAAGTGGATAAGGATGAGCTGTGGAAAGTTCTTGAAATGTCACTGGACGAGGCGGCAGAGATGTTTGTTGCATCGAGACAGACGGAGGGTGAGAATCTCAGGAGGGATCTCCTCGATAAGCTAGACGAGATGACTGGAGCGGTGGACTATATAGAAAAGGTGTCACCGGAACTTATAGAGGAATACAGACGTAAGCTTACAGACAAGATAACAGAGGTGATTGCAGGACCGGTCATCGATGAGAACAGGATAGCTACAGAGGTCGTAATTTATGCTGATAAGATATGTGTTGACGAGGAGACCGTGAGACTTAAGAGTCACATCGACAGCACAAGAAAAATCCTTGAGGTCGGAGGCTGCGTTGGAAGAAAGCTTGATTTTATAGCGCAGGAGATGAACAGAGAGGCAAATACGATACTGTCGAAGGCGAATTCCCTTGATGTATCGGACAAAGCTATACAGCTTAAGACTGACATAGAGAAAGTAAGAGAGCAGATACAGAATCTTGAATAA
- the gmk gene encoding guanylate kinase, whose amino-acid sequence MAENKKRGSLIVISGFSGVGKGTVVKRLVSDFGYNLSVSATTRAPREGEVNGREYYFMERSEFENLIDYGGFIEWTQYVENYYGTPKKYVEKSLEEGKDIILEIEVMGALNVKKQFPDALLIFISAPSISELRNRLAGRGTESEETIIKRLKKATEEAEDMDKYDYVVVNDDLEECIHTVDSVIRSYGCRRDNQLGYIAGIKEELAEIRKL is encoded by the coding sequence ATGGCGGAGAATAAGAAGAGAGGTTCGCTTATAGTTATTTCGGGATTTTCCGGTGTGGGCAAGGGAACAGTGGTAAAAAGACTTGTGTCGGATTTCGGATACAATCTTTCTGTTTCGGCCACGACTAGAGCACCTAGAGAAGGCGAAGTGAACGGAAGAGAGTACTATTTCATGGAGAGATCAGAGTTTGAGAACCTGATCGATTACGGCGGATTTATAGAGTGGACACAGTATGTGGAAAACTACTATGGAACTCCAAAGAAATACGTTGAAAAGAGCCTTGAGGAGGGCAAAGACATAATCCTTGAGATAGAGGTAATGGGCGCACTGAATGTCAAGAAGCAGTTCCCGGATGCCTTACTCATATTTATTTCAGCTCCAAGTATATCTGAACTTAGAAACCGTCTTGCGGGAAGAGGTACAGAGTCGGAGGAGACAATAATTAAACGTCTCAAAAAGGCTACAGAGGAAGCCGAGGATATGGACAAGTACGATTATGTGGTTGTCAATGATGACCTTGAGGAGTGTATACACACGGTCGACTCTGTGATCAGAAGCTATGGCTGCCGCCGGGATAACCAGCTTGGTTATATAGCTGGAATAAAAGAAGAACTTGCAGAGATAAGAAAACTCTGA
- the rpoZ gene encoding DNA-directed RNA polymerase subunit omega, which produces MLHPSYTDLMSVVNAEVEPGEQPVVNSRYSIVLATAKRAREIIDGQEPLVAADPKKKPLSIAVDEVYHGKVKIVGADEE; this is translated from the coding sequence ATGTTACATCCATCATACACAGATCTAATGTCAGTAGTAAACGCAGAGGTAGAGCCAGGTGAGCAGCCTGTAGTAAACAGCAGATATTCAATAGTTCTTGCAACAGCAAAGAGAGCAAGGGAGATAATAGACGGACAGGAGCCATTGGTGGCAGCTGATCCTAAGAAGAAGCCACTGTCGATCGCGGTTGACGAGGTTTATCATGGAAAGGTCAAGATAGTAGGAGCAGATGAGGAGTAA